The Halomonas sp. 'Soap Lake #6' genomic sequence GGCATCTTCTTTGGTGATGCCCGCTATGATCATGAAGTAGCCAAGGCTAATGACCTCGACTTCATTTTCCTCTCTGCAGTTAGTGATTTTGATAGCTGGGAAGAGTATGTTGAAAGCCACAACCTTCAAACATTTGAAAGTTTTACCTCGCTAAGTCTCGCTGCTCAAATAGCTGAACAAAAGGCATTGCTTGAGAAAGAGCAAGCTGAGTCTGAATCACCTCCAGAGATAGTTGAGAAAAAGCGGAAGGCTTACTTTTTTGGATTTCCGTTTTCAACAGAGCGAAAGTCTACCTTTACAGGCGGCCATACTATTGGGCCTGGGGTTGTGGGTAAACTCATTGAAGAAAATAACTCATCAGCTATTTTATTTACATCGTCTGCTAGCCACTATGTTAACTGGGATTCCGTAAACAGTGTAAACCAAAGAGTTGCATTCTGGGATACAGCTGCTGATAGTGTTGCTGGGATTTCAGAGACAGAAATACAAGAATATTACTCTGTATTACCTACAGTTCAGGAAATGATTGAGCGGAATCAGCTAGCCAGAAAGAAAGTTTTTTTTGATCCCAGTCATCAAATAAGTAGTAGTGTAAGAAAAATTGCAATCAATAAAATAGCCTTTTGGGTTGAATGTGTAAAAAGTGATAATATAGCCTTTTATATAAATTCTAACGTACCACACTTAGCAGATGATTATGCATGCTACTGTGTGTGTAAAGCTAATAATATACCAACGGCTTTTCCATACCGTATGCCAATAGTCCCGGGTGTTTCGGCACGACTTTACATTCCTGAGTCATTGTATAATCATGATGAGGTTTATACGCGGGATGGAGAGTTGATTAGCTATAGCCGAGATGAAGATTACGGTAATGAGCTGCCGAGCGACTTGGAACTAATTTATAAGGAAGTAGTGTTAGGCGATTTTACACTCGGTAGTTTATCTAAAGAGGTATTGTTTAGAAAAGGTGGGCAGTCGCCAAAGCAATATACACCACCAGAAAAATCTAAGGCTTTGGTAGAGAATGTAAAGGATAATTTAATAAATAAAAAATCATTGTTTGATTTTCTATACGTTAGACAAGCATACAGAACTAAACAAAGTAATAAAAAAGAGTATAGTAAACTCTGTATTAGCGAAATACCTGATTCACCCTTCGTTTATTTTGCGCTACACATGCAGCCTGAAGCTAGTTCGTCCCCCCTGGGTGGTTTTTTTGCTGACCAGCTTCGCGCCATCAGGTTTATTTCGGATAATTTACCAAAAGGTTGGAAGTTATTAGTAAAGGAGCATCCGCATCAAAAATTAGAAGAGCGGCCTGTGAATTTTTATAGTGACATTATGAAATCCACTAATGTTAACTTGATTAGCATGAAATATTCCTCAGATCAACTACAAGAAAAATCAAATGCTATCGCTACTCTCACTGGTACGGCTGCGTTTGAAGCTTGGCTAAAGGGGAAGCCAGCTTTGGTATTAGGAAATATTATATACCAAAGTGCCCCTGGGATTTATAAAATTAGATCGACTAGCGATATTAAATGTGCATTTGAAAAATTGACATCAGGGGTGCTTCATAGCAAAGATGATATTTGGCATTATCTTTCTTTCTTGGGTTTAGCCTCATTTTTTGCGCACTTGGATGCTTATATTGATCCTAGTATACCCACCTATGAGTTAGACTTGGATGAAAATGAGAAAGAAATTGGGTATCGATTATCAACCGCTATTAAGGCCCAGGCTAAAAAGTTAGAAGAGGTGACTCTGTGAATAACGCCGATAATACTTCTTTATCAGAAGCTCCTGATGCGGTTTTTATCTGTAATTCTCCTCTACATGTTTATAATGCTTTACAGGCAGCACATCATTGGGGTCTAGATACAGCTAAGTGTGTTCTTGTCTTTAAAATAATTACAGATAAAATACAGCTCGACTCTACTTTAGAGACATTGGTTAAGTGGAAAGAGGTGATAAGGATAGATCCATTTCCTGTTCCACCACGTTTAAAAGCAAAAGGAAACAAGAAAAGATACTTGCAGTATAAGTTTTTTCGAGAGTGGCAGCGTAAGTTAGACTTTGCTAAAGGTGTTCAGTTTGTCTTTCTTTGCCACAATCGCCAAGTAGATAACAGGGTAATAGCTAGTTACTTAGATGCAAGAGAGTTAATTTGGTTAGAAGACGGCACGCTTTCTTATTTTTTGTGGCAAGAGGAGAGGGTGTTTACTCCTGAAGTTCGGGAACGTCGCTCCAAGGCAGCTGCCAAAAAAGCAGCCGCTGGTAAGAAGCCGGCTGTGGCTAATAAGGCTACAGCTAAGAAACCAGTAGTGGCTAACAAAACTACAGCTAATAAACCTGCCGTAGCTAACAAGGCTGCAGCTAAGAAATCTGCTGTAACCAAGAAGGCAGTAGCATCTAAAAAAACAGCTGCTGCTAAAAAGCCGGTTGCTAAAGCTAGTGCATCTACCGCAACTATCAAAAAGTCCGGAACTGCTAAACCTGCTTCAAGAAAGGCTATAAATAAAAATTCTTCTACTAAAGGAGTATCAAGAAAGTCACTAGGCTCTAAAGCTTCCGAAGGAAGGAAAGTTGGTGCTAGAGCGGTAGCTGGAAGAAAAGCCCCCGCAAAAGCTAAAGTGAACCCATCAAGAAAACGTTAAAAATTAACATTTCTTCCTAAAATTTGGTGATGCTATGACGCTTGGTGTAAAAAAATTATATCGTAGAGCTTATAATCATTTATGGCACAGGAAGGTGCTGAAAAACCACGTAAACCTTCCTGAAAGCCAAAGCATATTTACTGTTTATGACTTGTTTCCAGTCAACGGTGTTAAGGTTGTCCATAATAGTCAGCCATTACTAAAAGAGGCTTTGCTCGCAAAGCCATCTGATAGTAATCTTATTCATTTTCTAGGAGCTCCTTTCGTTGAGCGTGACCGGTTAAAAGAGTTTCAGTATCTTAATTGGCTTAAAGGTATCCGGCATCAATTTCCCCAAGACGCTGACTTTATCTACTTACTTCACCCCAGAGAAAGTGATGCGTTTGGCCAAAAGATAAAGAAAAATATAGGTGTGGAAGTCAAACGGTTTGGTCTGCCTTATGAGCTAGAGCTAATGCGTATGGAAGTAAAGCCAACTGTCATTGCCAGTTGGTTTTGTACTGCGTTAGATAATTTGTCTGAAGCAAATGTAGATCAGATTAAATTGCTAAGCTTTAAGCTGCCACCATTTAGTAAGCTACGCTTAAAACCAAACCAAAAACCAATTTTTGATGCAGCGGAAGACTTTTATCGTCGCCACAGCACGCCTGATAGCAAAGTTGAGGTATGTGAAATACCCTCATTACCTCAGCCGGTTGTCCCTGTTGTTATTGAAGATCCGCAAAAAGAGCTTGCAAGGCTAGTAAAGGTAGGTGGGCCTCTCTTGCGTGTGGTGCGGTTACATCCTATTGAACATGCAGGTGCTGCTTCGCCATTTGTGATGCTTAATCCAAAAGAAACTATCGCAATGGGGTTAAGACGCCTGCTTGGCGAGTACTATGGTATCTCCCCAAATTTGAGCCAATTGCCAGATGGCGTACTATCCTTTATGGATATTACCGATGATGTGTTACAAGTACGCCAAAATTTTGCGGGCAAGACACTAAAGCGCACAGCATTAACGTTTAACATCGCAGTTGATGGTGAAAAGTTAATTAAATTCCTATCAGCAGAAAATACGTTTGTCTATACAAGTGAGGAAACTAAACCTGCACTTGGTGCTACCTCTACGTATGGACAAATGCTAGTACCGAAACCAGTGCCGGGAGCAGAAGTAGCAGCAACTGATGAGGAGCCGAAGCCAACGCTCGCGGATCTATGCACTGCTATACCTGAATGTGAACAGGTTTTCATGCCGAGATCGAATCTGTCTGGTAATGCCTTTAAGTACCTGGATACCCACACTATTAACTATAGTAAACCGCATCCTTTTGTTTTTTCAATCAAGATTAGTTTGGTAATTGAGGATGGCGAAGGTAGGGTGCTTATGGCTGAAAGGCGCTCTTTCCCATCGCGTAACCAGTTTGATTTACCTTCCATGCGCGTTGCTCCTGGCCTTACCCTAGATAGTGCTTTTAGTAAACTAACGAAGGACCTACTTGGTTCTGAGATGTTGCGTCTTCAAGCTCAACCTATTGTAGGCTTTGAGCAATTGATTTCTTATCCTGAACCTCACAGGAAAGACGAATATATCCTAAATTTCGTCTATAAAATTGATGTCCCTAATAAGTATTTTGTATCCATGAAAACGACCGCAGAGCTTACTAAACATACGTGGTGGGAGGCTACTACGATTAAAAACATGCCAGTGCCTATTATTAGTACTAACGCTCTAATGGCTCTTGATTTTTATGCTGATCACACAGCTAATCGTCGTTCCGTAGAGTTATAATTGATGCTGGCTGAGCACTATGCAGCGGTTGCAATTGATCAACTTAAGGGGGGTAAGCGAAAGCTTGCCCTTACTTACCTGAAATTAGCGTGTCTGCAGCCAAACGTTACTGATTATATATATCTACTCCGTATAGAGGCGGAAGTGTGGGAGAAAGAATGGCTTTCTGCACTTAACTATATAGATATGGTGCGGCCAGCTAAATTATCGACTAGCGAGAAATGCCGTTACTATTGGGCATGTGCGCGATTATTTAACGCCTTGGGGAAAAAACGTAGTGCTTTAGCCTATTTCAACATGGCTATGGAGGCGAGGGACTCTGAGCAGTGGAAAAGAATGATGCGGGAGTTGCGGGATGTACTGCCTTTGGCCGGTCGTGTGACTAAGCAGTTTTCTTTTCCCGGCGGGTTTGCAAACAGGGGGTGCATTCTTCATGTAGCCAATAAGAAGACTGAGTTTATTACTAAGTTCTACAAGGAGAGTGATAACTATATCCGTGAAGCATTTTTTTATGAACATTGTGCTCCTTTCATCTCATCCACCTTTGTTTTAAGACCGGTTTATTTTTCTGGCCATAAAAGTCCATTTAAAGCAATTTGCTTGCCTTATATAAGCCAGGGTGAGACTAGTGTTGAACCTATTGAAGTTATCCCGCATGACGAAGTTTTAGAATTAGTAGAGCGTTTAGGTAACGCTGATTTTTATGCTGATAAATTAATTGATAATGAGTTTGATGGCTATGGGATTGAAGGTGGCGGCAGGTTTTCTGCCATTGAGATATCCGGTATTAAAATAGATAAATTTCGGGTTCCGGCTTTGCCTCTTTCATTAGGGCGCAATATGGTGAACCTAAGAAATGTTCTCTTTAATGCATATGGATCTACATCTTATAAACATCTTCGATTGATGCTTGTTTTCTCCTTGAGAAGGGTGAAATATCTTCGTAATATTTCGGCTTCATCAAAGCAATATGCGCTAGATATAGGTTTTTTCTTCTTAAAGAGAAATCCTTTTAATAAGGTGTTGGGTGATAACACACTGGATGGTGGTCTTTGTCATACTGATCTTAAAGCAGATAATGTTATTCTTTCGAGTGACGGGGAGTTTTTTATCATTGATTGGGGGAATTTGTCTTTTGGTCCTTTGGGATATGATATTGCGACTTTTGTATCTGAAGCAAATTTGAAATACTCTGACGTTCAGTTTTTCTTACATGATCGATTTCCATTTTCTGAACGTAATAAGTTTTTTACATGGTGGGCCTGTTATTTTCATTGCCTTAGAAATTTAGAAAAACAAAAAGAGAATCGTGTTGGCGAGGCTTTGTTATTTTTAAGAAACAATATTATGTCTATTGATAACTGGTAGAGGAATAAGTGATTTTAAAAATTATCTTTTTGCCAATGCAGCTTTTTATTTTTTGTGCCTCCTATTGCCGGGGTCGTTTTTCTCTGAGCAATCGCTTGGATACATTTTCACTTTTTCTCATGCAGCAATCCTTTCCTTGGATTAAAGGAATATTTGCCTACCGCTTGTTCGAGAAGAAGAAGTTTAAAGAAGTACTTTTGCTATATCGTCAAGGTGATTTGAAGAATTCGTCAGGCTTGTTTCTTCTTTCTATCGCATTATCTCGGCGAGCAACTGGAAAAGTGAATGACAGAACCATAGGTCTTCTAGTAGCAGCTGCTGAAAGGGGGGCGAAATTACTAAAGAATTACTATCTCTTTAAGTTAATTTCGACGCTGCGAGAAACCCGCAGAATGACAGCTTCTGAGTTGCGTACCTTTGACTCTGAAATGGCTTCGGCTGGTCTGTTGTATAAGAATTTTTATTACCGTGCTTGTTTGGAATTGGCCTCTGAATTCTTACAGCAAGATAAAGTAGACGAGGCTAAAAAGTGGTATCAAATTGGCCGTTTATCTCCAGGAGCTTCCGCTAGCTATCTAGCGCTAACCCATTATTTTGATCCATCGTCTGCGCATAGTGAAGTTGATCGATTAGTCTCTCCAGGGATAAGTTTAATAGATATTGTCAAAATGTCGGAGGGGTCAATATGCGTAGTGGGGAATTCCCCTAGTGTTATTGGTGCTAATGTAGGTGAGTGGATTGATGCTCAACGCGTTGTGATCAGGTTTAATAATTACTCTTTAGGGCCTGAGTTTATAGATGACATTGGCTCCAAAACGGATGTTTGGGTACGAATGCTTCCGACACCATTGATTGACCGCACGTTGCAACCAGGCGTCAGCTTAGTTGTTTTTACCGGGCCTAATTCTATCTACCGTTCCATACCGAAGTGGCCAGAGGTAATTGAGATTTCTTCTCAGGTAGAATCTACAGATTTTTTTGATGAAAAATTATTTTTTGAGCTGCAATCCATGATTGGTTCTCCACCTTCATCTGGCTTGATGACTTGCTATACTATTTATCGAGTTCTAGGTTACTTCCCTAAAAATAGTATGATTGGCTTGAGTATCGATGGAAACGTAGAGGAGGAGGGCGTTTACCACTACTCTGATCCAATGGCTTTTGCTGCTCCCCGCCATAATTGGAAAAAAGAGGCCGCTGTTTATAAGAAGCTTCTGCTAGGTGTACTTTGATGTTTTATCTGATTTTTCACTCTTTTTTACTAGTTGTTTCTCAGGGGTTACACTGATAAATTAAAATTAGTTTTGGGGTGGATTATATTGCGTTTCATGTGATACGGCGTTCCTTATGATAAGGCGGTTTGGTCACCCTGGTGTCTGCATAATCCCAATGGCAGGGGCTATGTTGCAGGGGCTATTGTCGCAGGGTCTATGCTGCAGGGGCTATGTCGCAGGGTCTTTTGTTGCAGGGGCTATGCTGCAGAGGCTATGTCGCAGGGTCTTTTGTTGCAGGGGCTATGTTGTCAGGGACTATGTTGACAGGCGCAACGTTGACAGAATCTATTCTGGGCCGGGAGGTGTAGTTTACCGGTCGGACTGTTATTTTTGCTATGCTCTAATATGGTAGATGAAAGTAGCCAAGTTAGGGTGTTAATGAAAAGTGTTAACGAAAGTTAAATCAGTTTTTTTAAAAGGCTAAGGTGCTCTAGTATGGATAGCCCTGTTATTGGCAGCTCTGTTATGGAAAACACAATGATTGCGAATATCATAAAACTCTTTTTTGATGAGATCCCTGATGCCAAAGTGGTGAAAGAGCGCGTGACGTTCGGCACCTCTGGGCATCGGGGCCGTGCAACGGAGCGCACCTTTAACGCTGCACATATTATTGCAATTACTCAAGCGGTGGTGGACTACCGCATTGAAGCGGGCTACCAAGGGCCGATGTTTCTTGGTTACGATACCCACGCACTCTCAAAGCCCGCCTGGGAATGTGCATTGCGTGTGTTGGCTACTAATAAAGTTCAGGTGCTTATCGAGAAAGATCGAGGCATCACAGCAACGCCGCTCGTTAGCCATGCGATTTTGCAGCACAACCATCTTCCTGGGGCCGCCTTAGCCGATGGCTTGATTATTACCCCTTCTCATAACCCTCCTGAAGATGGTGGTATTAAGTACAACCTTTCCCACGGTGGCCCCGCCGATACTGAAACAACAAAGTGGATTGAGTTACGCGCTAATGCTTACTTGCTGCGCCAGCTGCGTGATATTTCCTTGGTGCCATTAGAGCAGGCCTTGGCGGACGCTAAGGAGTACGATTTTACTGCCCGCTATGTCGCTCAGTTGGGCAATGTCGTCGATATGGCCGCTATTCAGAAAGCCAACCTTACTCTTGGGGTAGATCCCATGGGGGGCACAGCTCTACCAGTATGGCAGGCAGTGGTGGCAGAGTATGGCCTCAATCTTGAAGTGGTTAATACATCGGTCGATGCTCGCTTCAACTTTATGCCGCCTGATCACGATGGCAAAATTCGTATGGATTGCTCTAGTGCCGATGCGATGGCAAATCTGCTGAAGATTAAAGACCGCTTCGATATCGCTTTTGGCAACGATCCAGACGCCGATCGTCATGGCATTGTTGACGCCAACGGGCTAATGAACCCGAACCATTTTTTAGCGGTATGCGTGGATTACCTTATTAGCCACCGGCCTAAGTGGGCGAGCACGCTTAAGATCGGCAAGACGCTGGTGTCGTCTTCTATGATTGACCGCGTCGTGGCTTCCCATCAGCGTGAACTGTATGAGGTGCCGGTTGGCTTTAAGTGGTTTGTAGATGGTTTATATGATGGCTGGCTTGCCTTTGGCGGAGAAGAGAGCGCGGGGGCTAGCCTACTGACTCGTGATGGTCAGGCGTGGTCGACGGACAAGGATGGTATTGCGCTTTGTTTATTAGCCGCAGAGATCACTGCGGTTACTGGTAAAACACCGAGCGAGTATTACCGCTCGTTAACCGAGAAATTCGGCGAGCCCTTCTATAAGCGCGTGGATACAGCGTGCACTGCCGAAGAGAAGGCCGCATTTAAAAAGCTAAGCGCCGAAAGTATTACTGAAACCACCTTAGCTGGAGACTCCATTACTGCTGTATTAGTGAACGCTCCTGGCAACGGTGCCGCCATTGGCGGTCTGAAAGTCACTACCGAAAACGGCTGGTTTGCCGCCCGCCCCAGTGGCACTGAATCACTCTACAAGGTGTATGCAGAAAGCTTTAAAGGCTCACAGCACCTGGATGAACTCATTGAAAGCGCCACCACACTGCTTTCCAGCGTCTTAAAAAGCTAGCCGATAACGCACCCGCCCAGCTCCACGCGGAGTAGCGCGGGGAGTTCCCGCGATGGTGCCTAGGCATAGCGGGGTGGCTCCATCACCCAACGCGGGTGCCTCATACGCTCGTCCCTCGCGAGATTCGTTACACCGCGCTACAGGTCTGTGGTGTTTGATTATTGGTTTTGTAGCGCGTGGTAAGCCTACGGCGCACCCGCGGAGGTGCCTAGGCGCAGCAGGGTGGCTCCGTCACCCATCGCGGGTGCCTCATACGCTCGTCCCTCGCGAGATTCGTTACACCGCGCTACAGGTCTGTGGTGATTTGATTATTGGGGTTGTAGCGCGTGGTAAGCCTACGGCGCACCCGCGGAGGTGCCTAGGCATAGCAGGGTGGTTCCATCATCCATCGCGGGTGCCTCAACGCTCGTTCCTCGCGAGATTCGTTACACCGCGCTACAGGTCTGTGGTGATTTGCTTATTGGGTTGTAGCGCGTGGTAAGCCTACGGCGCACCCGCGATGGCAGTTTGCTTGGGCGCAAGGCTTGCCGGGATGCTGTTGGCGTTGGAACGTTCGACTCAATTACCTGCTTATTTGTTATATCATTCGGTATACCGTTTGCTTTCAGTTTAGAGTGGATTTGCTCTTTATCTTTTCTCCCTTTGGAGAGCAATGCTCAGTAAAAGGACGTCAATGATGACCCAAGTGCGCAAAGCGATTATTCCTGTGGCCGGTTTCGGCACACGCCTGCTACCCATCAGCAAAGCGATTCCCAAGGAAATGGTACCCGTTGTGGATCGCCCGCTTATTCAGCATGTGGTGGAAGAAGCGCTGGCAGCGGGTATTAATGAAATCATTCTGGTGACCCGAGCGGGCAAATCGGCCATTGAAGACCATTTCGATGCTCACTTTGAACTTGAGCATTCGCTGGCCAGTAAAGGCAAGAATGCGTTGCTGGAAACACTTTCATCTATCTCTCCGAAACAGCTTAAAGTCACCAGCGTTCGCCAGCCCAATGCAAAAGGCCTCGGGCATGCGATTTTCTGTGCGGCACACCTGCTGGATAAAGATGAGCCGTTTGCAGTTATTCTTCCAGACGTGCTGGTAAAACCCCAGTTAGGCAGCAGTGCTTGTGACCTGGGCAGTATGGTGGAGCGTTGGAGTGCCAATGATGCTTCGCAAATTATGGTAGAAGCAGTGCCCCAGGAAGAGGTCTATCGTTACGGTATTGTGGACTGTGATGAACCCGCTGCTGGTGAGAGTGCTGATATGCGCGGGGTGGTAGAAAAGCCGAAGCCAGAAGATGCGCCTTCGCGTCTTTCTGTTATTGGCCGCTATGTGTTGCCCTATCGCATTATGGAGTTATTGCGTGATCAGCCGCCGGGCGCTGGCAACGAGATCCAGCTAACCGATGCTATTGACCGTTTAATGCAGGAGGGTAAAACCGTACAAGCCTTCCGCATGCGTGGCCGTACCTTTGATTGCGGACATATTGAAGGCTGGCTGAAAGCTAACACCACGCTTGCCCGAGAAGCGGGCTACGAGGTGTAAGGCCAACCTCATAAAGATCGTATAACTTGATGCTAACGGTTTTGTAGCGCGGGTAAGCCTAAGGCGCACCCGCGATGGTGCCTAGGCACAGCAGGGTGGTTCGGTCACCCATCGCGGATGCCTCATACGCTCGTCCCTCGCGAGATTCGCTACACCGCGCTACGGTACGTTCAATAGATAGCTTCATTAAGCAGAGGTGGTATGCAAGCCTTACTAGAACAGGTACTCGACATTGCGTACGAAGCTGGCGATGCCATAATGGACGTCTACGTAAAAGGCTTTAGCGTCGAGTTCAAAGACGATAACAGCCCGGTCACTGATGCAGACCAAGCCGCCCATGAGGTGATTATGCGCGGCTTACAGTCACTTTCCATTCAGCTACCGATTCTTTCCGAAGAAGATGCCGAAGGCTTTACCGGGGTTGATGACGATGGCCGGTATTGGCTGGTAGATCCACTTGATGGTACGAAGGAATTTATCAAGCGAAATGATGAATTCACCGTCAATATTGCGCTAATCGAAAACGGTAGGCCTGTACTTGGTGTGGTTACTGCCCCCGCGTTAAAGGTGGCATATATCGCAGCGGAAGGGGTGGGGGCTTTCAAAATAGATGCTACTGGTCAGCGCCAAGCTATCCGGGTAGTAGGTAAACCTGACAAAGAGACCACTTGGCGTGTGATGGGTAGTCGCTCACATCCTCATCCGGCTTTAGCTGCTTGGTTAAATAAGTTAGGCAAGCATAACGTTACTCCCATGGGCAGCTCTTTAAAGTGCTGTTTAATTGCTGAGGGCAAAGCCGATGTATACCCCCGCCTAGGCCCTACCAGCTTATGGGACACCTCCGCTGCGCATGCTGTAATACTGCAGGCGGGCGGTCGTGTTGAAAGCCTGGAAGGCGAGCCACTGAGCTACGCTAACCCTAGAGAAACGCTCAATCCCTCTTTCATTGCTTGGGGACATTGACCGTCGCGGGGGTACCTGTGGGCTAGAAAATGACATCGACCACGATTACGTCTGTATAGGTGCCTGATGGTGGTGTGGTTTGTCCTGGGAGAATCTCACCTCTGTAGGTGAAGCCTTGGCCGGTTACGCCGCTTGGTGTGCCGGGGTTGGTGTCGGCAGTGGCAGATGTGCGTCGTTCGCTGCCAGTATTGCCCCAGCGCTCGTTACCGGTTGGGCCTTTGTAGAGCTGATACTCCAAGTAGTTGCCATTATTCTCCATGCGCCGGATGCTCGCGGCAGGCTGTTGGCCATCACTTAACCCCACCGAGAAGTCGCTACCTTTGGTACAGGTAATATCGATGGTTTGTGTCACTGGGTCGAAGCCAGCCACAAGCGGAGCACTGCCGAAGTCCAGGTCGGGGGACTGAATGGCACAGTCTGGGGTAACCGCCATGCTGAGGTTGACTGTGCTGACCCCCGAGCCAGTGCGGAAACTGAGGCATGCGAGTACGCCTAGATTGCAGATGCGCCAGTTCCAATTGATGGTTAGGGTGTCAGTATATGTACCGGCTGCCACATTAGAGGTGGTTAGGGTGCGAAACTCCATGGGGATATTGACGCTCTGACCGCCGACCAGACCGAGTAAGTCAATCAGTACGGGGTTGAAATAGTTATAGGTTGTGTTGAGAAAGATCTCCTCGTTCGCTGCGGCCAGGGCGAATATACGGTAAGAAATAGTATCGCCACTGGCGGCATTAAACAGTGCCCCTTGGTTAGCACTGGCAAGCGTAGCGCGGATCCATTGGTTGGATACCACAGCTAGCCCGAGTACAGCCCCTTGGCAGACAGCACCTGCGTTGGGTTGGGCAGAAGTGGTTTGGGGTGTGCTGGCGATCGCGAATGAGCTGGCGCTTGCAAAGGTGGCGTTGACGCTGGGGCTGATCGTGCACGACCAAGCAGCAGGGCTGATGCATAACAAGAACAGTAGCATGGCCCCAATTGACCAGCTTCGGCGATTCCTGCGCCGTGCCGTGGGTGGCTGTGGCATATGATGGGGTTCCCCTATAGGCATGATTGAGGCCCTAACTGCTGAACATCATTGATGTGGGTATCGAGAGATAGGGTTAGCGCACACTTGCTGCCATTGGGAAGCGTTACTTGGAGTTGATTATCACTCTCCAGGCCTTCAAGGTAGGTAAGGCCGTCCCAACCCACCAAGGATGTTGCACCATTATCAGCGATAATCTGAGAGCCTAATGGCAGCGGCTCGCCATGACTATCCACGATTTCCAGCGTTGCCGCCACTATGCGTTCAACAGGGAAGCGCAGCAGGTACCCGCTACCGGCATTTACCGCGACGCGCTGCTCTATTGTTGGAACGCTCAGGTTAGCGGGAAGTATCAGAGGGTCGATCTCATATTTACCAGCGTAGTAGGCGCGTGCCCAGGGAACTAGCAGGTGGCCGCTGTCACGGGTATGGCCAACCAGTTGGTTCTCGTAGCGAACCGGTATGTCGGCTTGGCCATCGGTGCTCACTACAACAAACCCATCGCGTATGTAGTTGGTAGCGAACCACTGGTTATCCATGCGTACTAGTGAGCCTCTGGCATTGGCAAAGCGTACGTCATCGCTTCCAGTGCCGAAGATACCTCCACGCAATTCAGTGGAGACGCCACGCCAGGCAACTTCGGCTTGGCGGTAGTCGCTATCCGTATCACGGT encodes the following:
- the cysQ gene encoding 3'(2'),5'-bisphosphate nucleotidase CysQ — its product is MQALLEQVLDIAYEAGDAIMDVYVKGFSVEFKDDNSPVTDADQAAHEVIMRGLQSLSIQLPILSEEDAEGFTGVDDDGRYWLVDPLDGTKEFIKRNDEFTVNIALIENGRPVLGVVTAPALKVAYIAAEGVGAFKIDATGQRQAIRVVGKPDKETTWRVMGSRSHPHPALAAWLNKLGKHNVTPMGSSLKCCLIAEGKADVYPRLGPTSLWDTSAAHAVILQAGGRVESLEGEPLSYANPRETLNPSFIAWGH
- a CDS encoding Csu type fimbrial protein, yielding MPQPPTARRRNRRSWSIGAMLLFLLCISPAAWSCTISPSVNATFASASSFAIASTPQTTSAQPNAGAVCQGAVLGLAVVSNQWIRATLASANQGALFNAASGDTISYRIFALAAANEEIFLNTTYNYFNPVLIDLLGLVGGQSVNIPMEFRTLTTSNVAAGTYTDTLTINWNWRICNLGVLACLSFRTGSGVSTVNLSMAVTPDCAIQSPDLDFGSAPLVAGFDPVTQTIDITCTKGSDFSVGLSDGQQPAASIRRMENNGNYLEYQLYKGPTGNERWGNTGSERRTSATADTNPGTPSGVTGQGFTYRGEILPGQTTPPSGTYTDVIVVDVIF